In the Candidatus Cloacimonas acidaminovorans str. Evry genome, one interval contains:
- the kdsB gene encoding 3-deoxy-manno-octulosonate cytidylyltransferase, which translates to MNIIALIPARYNSTRFPGKPLALLKGKPIIQYVYERAANSGLFNTVCVATDNISILETVKSFGGKAVLTKESHPSGSDRIAEALQYFPQAELVFNVQGDEPLIEKEPLQKLISAFEDRKVQMASLMTVIEDREMIYNPNIVKVVTDTQNYALYFSRSVIPFQRDSQIDLKYYRHIGVYAYSPECLHRFVYLSPSILERTEKLEQLRALENGIPIKMVETSYQGIGIDTPQDLKTIEKLLSVT; encoded by the coding sequence ATGAATATTATTGCCTTAATTCCAGCTCGTTATAATTCAACGCGTTTTCCCGGAAAACCCTTGGCATTGCTGAAAGGAAAACCGATTATCCAGTATGTATATGAACGCGCTGCAAATTCCGGTTTATTTAATACTGTGTGTGTAGCAACGGATAATATCTCCATTTTAGAAACAGTTAAGTCATTCGGAGGCAAAGCGGTTTTAACAAAAGAAAGTCATCCCAGCGGTTCAGACCGCATAGCTGAAGCGCTACAATATTTTCCGCAAGCAGAATTGGTTTTTAATGTTCAGGGAGATGAACCGCTTATTGAAAAAGAACCCTTACAAAAGCTTATTTCCGCTTTTGAAGATAGAAAAGTGCAGATGGCAAGTTTAATGACCGTGATTGAAGACCGGGAAATGATATACAATCCAAACATTGTAAAAGTTGTAACTGATACGCAAAATTATGCTTTGTATTTTTCCCGTTCCGTTATTCCTTTTCAGCGAGACAGTCAAATAGACCTTAAATATTATCGTCACATTGGTGTTTATGCCTATTCTCCGGAATGTTTGCACCGATTTGTATATTTGTCACCCTCTATATTAGAGAGGACAGAAAAATTGGAACAGCTAAGAGCTCTGGAAAACGGAATTCCTATTAAAATGGTAGAAACCAGTTATCAAGGCATCGGAATTGATACACCACAAGACCTGAAAACAATAGAGAAACTGCTTTCTGTTACTTGA
- a CDS encoding bifunctional metallophosphatase/5'-nucleotidase yields the protein MNKNKSKVLTIIFLAASVFVTAVPVTILHTNDTHGTYLPQNSRFGKIGGYAVLEYYLNAEREKTSAALYLDAGDQQTGSIFASQNYDNAIGGAVIKVFNYLKLDATTYGNHEFDYSQDNTIKLRELANYPFLSTNILDKNNQPFGGIPYKIFSLDSLQIGVMGLTLTELPEKVKRENIAGLTILPYKEAIDKYIEEVDKQSDLIILLTHNGFEADSLLATVLDNRVDLIIGGHSHTVISEPCQVNGIYIASTGSYLNYLGAINLEVQNDRIIAYASKLIPLLEPENLPITPLNQFVQTMADSIEKETGKVIAHIPVDWIPDKFKETAVSRWAAEALKQEYYESCKPDLAIINNGGIRKVIPAGPVTLKDMYELFPFNNYIVLFSCYGRDLLTMEALNKEIAKNKPYDIVQTSSTEWKKKKRLFGLLKPKEVYYINGKPVDPNKIYRVVSFDYVLGQWDKYLGFKPFDVQETGELFTEVMIRQVKKMINEE from the coding sequence ATGAATAAGAACAAAAGCAAAGTCCTAACTATCATCTTTTTAGCTGCCAGTGTTTTTGTCACTGCAGTTCCTGTAACTATTTTGCATACTAACGACACCCATGGTACCTATCTACCTCAAAATTCAAGGTTTGGCAAAATTGGCGGTTATGCTGTTCTGGAATATTATTTGAATGCAGAAAGGGAAAAGACATCAGCAGCGCTTTATCTGGATGCCGGAGATCAACAAACGGGCAGCATATTTGCTTCGCAAAATTATGATAATGCAATTGGTGGAGCTGTTATAAAGGTCTTTAATTATCTAAAATTAGATGCTACAACTTACGGTAATCACGAGTTTGATTATTCGCAAGACAACACAATCAAACTTAGGGAACTGGCAAATTATCCTTTTCTCAGCACTAATATTCTGGATAAGAATAATCAACCCTTTGGCGGAATTCCCTATAAAATATTTTCCTTGGATTCCTTGCAAATTGGTGTAATGGGATTAACTTTAACCGAACTGCCGGAAAAAGTGAAAAGGGAAAATATTGCCGGATTAACCATTCTGCCTTATAAAGAGGCAATAGATAAGTATATTGAAGAAGTAGACAAACAGAGCGATCTGATAATACTGCTTACCCATAACGGCTTTGAAGCGGATTCCTTATTGGCAACCGTTTTGGATAACCGGGTGGATTTAATTATTGGAGGTCATTCCCATACCGTTATTTCTGAGCCCTGTCAAGTGAATGGAATTTATATTGCCTCCACCGGAAGTTATCTAAACTATTTGGGTGCCATCAATTTAGAAGTGCAAAACGACCGCATTATAGCTTATGCAAGCAAACTTATTCCCTTGCTGGAACCGGAAAATTTACCTATAACACCCTTAAATCAATTTGTGCAAACAATGGCAGACAGCATAGAAAAAGAAACGGGAAAAGTTATTGCCCATATTCCAGTGGACTGGATTCCCGATAAATTTAAGGAAACAGCAGTTTCCCGATGGGCTGCTGAGGCATTAAAACAGGAATATTATGAATCCTGTAAACCCGATTTGGCTATTATTAATAACGGAGGCATCAGAAAAGTTATTCCGGCAGGACCTGTTACCCTCAAAGATATGTATGAACTATTTCCCTTCAATAATTACATTGTCCTGTTTTCCTGTTATGGAAGAGATTTATTGACTATGGAAGCACTTAATAAAGAAATCGCTAAAAACAAACCCTACGATATTGTGCAAACAAGTTCAACGGAATGGAAAAAGAAAAAGCGTCTGTTCGGTTTGCTGAAACCCAAAGAGGTCTATTATATCAATGGAAAACCGGTTGATCCGAATAAAATATACCGCGTTGTTAGCTTTGACTATGTTTTGGGTCAGTGGGATAAATATTTGGGTTTTAAGCCCTTTGATGTCCAGGAAACAGGTGAACTCTTTACCGAAGTGATGATTAGACAAGTAAAAAAAATGATAAATGAAGAATGA
- a CDS encoding carbon-nitrogen hydrolase family protein, with protein MKISACVFPVLEKIDQAIASMHRYIEEAGAQKSDLIIFPEAALGGLNITGIYTQDSQNCLAMDSSEVKSLQQKAIQYSIGIGFGFLEKEKGCIYDSFVLFDKFGQIAVHYHRISRGWLPSEVTSNDYACGNTPGIADTIYGKIGVLICGDLFEPEILNCLIQAEPDFYLHIMARSFPCRDDFQKNWDEEEFPFYLNEYQKLGKPIMVCNCVEENAIEEERYCGGAWFIKGNRIINRMPLLQTGLLNVELLSE; from the coding sequence ATGAAAATATCCGCTTGTGTTTTTCCTGTCCTAGAAAAAATAGACCAGGCAATTGCATCAATGCATCGCTATATAGAAGAAGCAGGTGCGCAAAAAAGCGACCTGATAATTTTTCCTGAAGCCGCTTTAGGGGGTTTGAACATTACAGGAATCTACACTCAGGATAGCCAAAATTGCCTTGCAATGGATTCTTCTGAAGTAAAATCCTTACAGCAAAAAGCGATACAATACTCCATAGGAATCGGTTTTGGCTTTTTGGAAAAAGAAAAGGGCTGTATTTATGACAGCTTTGTCTTGTTTGACAAATTTGGGCAGATTGCTGTTCATTATCACAGAATATCCAGGGGTTGGCTACCTTCAGAAGTTACCTCAAACGACTATGCCTGCGGAAATACTCCGGGGATTGCAGATACTATTTACGGTAAAATCGGAGTTTTAATCTGCGGGGATTTGTTTGAACCGGAAATACTTAATTGTCTTATCCAGGCAGAACCGGATTTTTATTTACATATTATGGCAAGGAGTTTTCCCTGCAGGGATGACTTTCAGAAAAATTGGGACGAAGAAGAATTTCCCTTCTATCTAAATGAATATCAAAAACTTGGTAAACCGATAATGGTCTGCAATTGCGTTGAGGAAAATGCCATAGAAGAAGAAAGATACTGTGGAGGCGCCTGGTTTATTAAAGGAAATCGGATTATTAACAGGATGCCTCTGTTACAAACCGGGCTTTTAAATGTAGAATTATTGTCTGAATAA
- the dtd gene encoding D-aminoacyl-tRNA deacylase, whose translation MRITLQRVSKAICYVDNEIVGKIENGLLIFVGFATNDAFEILPLAVRKCLELRIFNDENDKMNKSVLDIQGSVLVISQFTLYANCKRGRRPDFTQSASPEKAKELYEEFVHLFKQNNINVQTGIFAAKMQIELVNEGPVTINLEF comes from the coding sequence ATGCGTATTACCCTGCAAAGAGTTAGTAAAGCAATCTGCTATGTAGATAACGAAATTGTCGGCAAAATAGAGAACGGTCTTCTAATTTTTGTCGGTTTTGCTACTAACGATGCCTTTGAAATTTTACCTCTTGCTGTGCGGAAATGTTTGGAACTGCGTATATTTAATGATGAAAATGACAAAATGAATAAAAGTGTTTTAGATATTCAGGGTTCGGTTTTAGTTATTTCTCAATTTACCCTCTATGCCAATTGTAAAAGGGGACGCAGACCCGATTTTACCCAATCTGCTTCTCCGGAAAAAGCAAAAGAACTCTATGAGGAATTTGTGCATCTGTTTAAACAGAACAATATTAATGTCCAAACAGGTATTTTTGCCGCAAAAATGCAGATAGAACTTGTAAATGAAGGTCCGGTTACTATCAACCTTGAATTCTGA